The Streptomonospora litoralis genome window below encodes:
- a CDS encoding molybdopterin-dependent oxidoreductase, translated as MRAALLQGPPGPARARFWRSPLRGPWLTSVFGVVLLAGIAVVFTTGLLSYAAYNPDLAAVNDTTPDKGLLGFYLFDWPTSPYWLYRLTQGLHVTLGVVLVPVLLAKLWSVIPKLFTWPPVRSAAHALERISLLLLVGGAVFQFATGLLNVQLTYLFPGSFYPLHFYGAWVFISALVVHVALRMRVVVAALGRRRAGRAGEPPAAAHPSPGGSGTGLEATRPAPPTLSRRGALGLVGLGSLTLFAVTAGQSIGGPLRVTALLAPRGRGPGPGPNGFQVNKTTAAVGISASDIGPDWRLTVRGDGGERVFSRPELLEMAQFSAALPIACVEGWSTTDQQWSGIRLADLAALVDAAADDGRAPGVMVESVQQEGAFRAAALRANQVRDPRSLLALRVNGADLSADHGFPARVIVPANPGVHNTKWVERLTFGGLT; from the coding sequence TTGCGGGCTGCGCTGCTCCAGGGGCCGCCGGGCCCCGCGCGTGCACGGTTCTGGCGCAGCCCGCTGCGCGGCCCGTGGCTGACGTCGGTGTTCGGCGTGGTCCTGCTGGCGGGCATCGCGGTGGTGTTCACGACGGGTCTGCTCTCCTACGCCGCATACAACCCCGATTTGGCCGCGGTGAACGACACGACGCCCGACAAGGGCCTGCTCGGTTTCTACCTGTTCGACTGGCCGACGAGCCCCTACTGGCTCTACCGCCTCACCCAGGGGCTGCACGTCACCCTCGGTGTCGTCCTGGTTCCGGTGCTGCTGGCCAAGCTGTGGTCGGTGATCCCGAAGCTGTTCACCTGGCCGCCGGTGCGTTCGGCGGCGCATGCTCTGGAGCGCATCTCGCTGCTGCTGCTCGTGGGGGGCGCGGTGTTCCAGTTCGCCACAGGGCTGTTGAACGTCCAACTCACCTACCTCTTCCCGGGCTCGTTCTATCCGCTGCACTTCTACGGCGCGTGGGTGTTCATCTCCGCGTTGGTGGTGCACGTCGCGCTGCGGATGCGCGTCGTGGTCGCTGCGCTGGGCCGACGCCGCGCCGGGCGCGCCGGGGAGCCCCCGGCCGCCGCTCACCCCTCCCCCGGTGGCTCCGGTACGGGGCTGGAGGCGACGCGTCCGGCACCGCCGACCCTGTCGCGGCGCGGCGCGCTCGGGCTGGTCGGGCTGGGTTCGCTGACCCTGTTCGCGGTCACGGCCGGGCAGAGCATCGGCGGGCCGCTGCGGGTCACCGCGCTGCTGGCGCCGCGCGGGCGCGGCCCCGGGCCCGGCCCCAACGGGTTCCAGGTCAACAAGACCACCGCCGCGGTGGGGATCTCCGCCTCCGACATCGGCCCCGACTGGCGCTTGACGGTTCGCGGCGACGGCGGCGAGCGCGTGTTCTCCCGGCCGGAACTGCTGGAGATGGCGCAGTTCAGCGCGGCGCTGCCCATCGCCTGCGTCGAGGGCTGGTCGACCACCGACCAGCAGTGGAGCGGTATACGGCTGGCCGACCTCGCGGCGCTGGTGGACGCGGCCGCCGACGACGGCCGGGCGCCGGGGGTGATGGTGGAGTCGGTGCAGCAGGAGGGCGCCTTCCGCGCCGCGGCACTGCGCGCCAACCAGGTCCGCGACCCGCGTTCGCTGCTGGCGCTGCGGGTGAACGGCGCGGACCTCTCCGCCGACCACGGATTCCCGGCGCGGGTGATCGTCCCGGCCAACCCCGGTGTGCACAACACCAAGTGGGTGGAGCGCCTGACCTTCGGCGGCCTGACGTGA
- a CDS encoding class I SAM-dependent methyltransferase, producing MGRTGAARRSAPARTADPYADALGSGRGPLFLRGADGSMLALEVERWCADVDHADTTVLRRCEGAVLDVGCGPGRMVVGLAARGQRGLGIDTHPAAVRRTRAAGGRALRRSVFDALPGEGGWPTALLLDGNIGIGGDPEDLLARMADVVAPGGLLLVEVAGEDVDERLAARICDASGRCTAPFAWARVGAAALAATASRTSWTVVETWSCGRRLFTALRRRERL from the coding sequence ATGGGGCGTACAGGGGCCGCGCGCCGCTCCGCGCCGGCGCGCACGGCGGACCCCTATGCCGACGCGCTGGGCAGCGGACGCGGCCCCCTGTTCCTGCGCGGCGCGGACGGGAGCATGCTGGCACTGGAGGTCGAGCGCTGGTGCGCCGACGTCGACCACGCCGACACCACCGTCCTGCGGCGCTGCGAGGGCGCCGTCCTCGACGTCGGCTGCGGGCCCGGCCGCATGGTCGTCGGCCTCGCCGCGCGAGGGCAGCGGGGGCTGGGCATCGACACGCACCCGGCGGCCGTCCGGCGGACCCGGGCCGCGGGCGGCCGCGCGCTGCGCCGCAGCGTGTTCGACGCCCTGCCCGGTGAAGGAGGGTGGCCCACGGCGCTCCTGCTCGACGGCAACATCGGCATCGGCGGCGACCCCGAGGACCTGCTCGCGCGCATGGCCGATGTGGTAGCCCCCGGCGGGCTGCTGCTGGTGGAGGTCGCCGGCGAGGACGTCGACGAGCGACTGGCAGCCCGGATCTGCGACGCCTCCGGCCGGTGCACCGCGCCGTTCGCGTGGGCGCGCGTGGGAGCCGCCGCGCTGGCCGCGACGGCCTCGCGCACGTCCTGGACCGTCGTCGAGACGTGGAGCTGCGGCCGCCGCCTCTTCACGGCGCTGCGCCGCCGGGAGCGGCTGTGA
- a CDS encoding AfsR/SARP family transcriptional regulator yields MSGAHAADFRILGPVDIRIDGVRAELSAPRLRVVLVSLLLRPGRAVAAEEIVERLWGESAAAGARTTLRSYVMRLRRTLAEAGIAGDVVRTATEGYLIDVGPGQVDLHRFYAEVEEADAARGRGDADAESRHLDRALAIPQGAALADVDSDSLYRDVALPFEERRLQLLERSFSRALERGDGAGVIPRLQALAARHPLRERFSEQLMTALYRTGRQGEALSHYHRLSAHLAEELGTDPGPRLRELFAAVLRQDADSPGDSALSRPPAARPRTAAAPTGEKAPDASAAPEPPDAPVEGGRSAEDGPVEPSGAPQPSRPGRGPAAASAAPVEGACRGAAAESGQPEHPRGPQPPEEGSEPERSDTPSASADEAGPDRDGADVPSNRRGPVASPAARSGEPLRPPAESGPTATARETGSSPVAAADAPFGTAEPATAPPDGGPAAGAARNQAGGDRAPALSGMPPALADFVGRTAEAEAVADAIDGGGVGLPLAAVTGPPGVGKTAFALQSAHRLADRFPDGRLYVDLRGYAAGPALRPDHVLARFLAELHVAPERIPAEVEEQTALYRSVLTGKRVLVLLDNAADAEQIRPLLPGSPGCAVIVTSRNDLRGLLLDGALPVRLSPFDRAEALRLLGAALGERALSEQPAAAGELAELCGRVPLALRIAAANILGGRGMAEYVAELRECGRLGALSVDGDPKAAVRAAFDLSHAALDPAERGLFAALGLVPGSDFTPEAAAVLADCGTAEARRTLDRLAGRHLLHPCAPGRYRMHDLLAEYAAEQARDSMTEGQRAAARERLHRHYLDVADAAGRTIAPDTRRMARPGPAAHFADTAEALAWLEAEHTNLLAAVADAAAGGPAGHAWHLVDALRASFAARTLLSDWQQTARTGLRAARAAGDRAAEAAMLHNLGSALWNSGDLQQAAARLEEALELFRALGEPEGEIAALNNLAPWHVWGGRIDHAIALFQRGVRLCDEYGLDPQGVVLEGNLGAAWESVDLARAGATLRSALERVHRLGHSGREGVLLGSLASVERNRGEPAAALELAEQALASLERRTHELQVLPVLVDVGRLHAELGDCRTARRVAARALERCVAAGARRVEADARNGWAAVRMADGDSDGARALFGQALAISEESGYRFGAAEARLGLGWSRLDAGRIATARAHAERAAHLAAGAHRILEGRAATLHAAVALATGACAAAGERAGRAAQLHRGTGARPDEAWALHLAAESAARAGAADAAAAAARAEQLHRAVGIPGERITALRATLRRAEEAHRAAAPARG; encoded by the coding sequence ATGAGTGGTGCACATGCCGCCGACTTCCGCATCCTCGGACCCGTGGACATCCGCATCGACGGCGTGCGGGCCGAACTGTCCGCCCCGCGCCTGCGCGTCGTGCTGGTCTCGCTGCTGCTGCGCCCGGGCCGGGCCGTGGCCGCCGAGGAGATCGTCGAGCGCCTGTGGGGGGAGTCGGCGGCCGCGGGCGCGCGCACCACCCTGCGCTCCTACGTGATGCGGCTGCGCAGGACCCTGGCCGAAGCCGGAATCGCCGGGGACGTCGTGCGGACCGCGACGGAGGGATACCTCATCGACGTCGGCCCCGGCCAGGTCGACCTGCACCGCTTCTACGCCGAGGTCGAGGAGGCGGACGCGGCCCGCGGGCGCGGCGACGCCGACGCCGAGTCACGCCACCTCGACCGGGCACTCGCCATCCCGCAGGGCGCCGCCCTGGCCGACGTCGACTCCGACTCGCTGTACCGCGACGTCGCCCTGCCGTTCGAGGAGCGCCGGCTGCAGCTGCTGGAACGCAGCTTCTCCCGCGCACTCGAACGCGGCGACGGCGCCGGGGTGATACCGCGGCTGCAGGCGCTCGCCGCCCGCCACCCGCTGCGGGAGCGCTTCAGCGAGCAGTTGATGACGGCTCTCTACCGCACCGGTCGCCAGGGCGAGGCACTCTCGCACTACCACCGCCTCAGCGCCCATCTCGCCGAGGAACTCGGCACCGACCCCGGGCCGCGCCTGCGCGAACTGTTCGCGGCCGTGCTGCGCCAGGACGCCGACTCGCCCGGCGACTCGGCGCTGTCGCGGCCACCGGCCGCGCGACCGCGGACGGCCGCCGCGCCCACCGGGGAGAAGGCGCCCGATGCGTCCGCGGCGCCGGAGCCGCCCGATGCGCCTGTGGAGGGTGGGCGCTCCGCAGAGGACGGGCCCGTCGAGCCCTCCGGGGCGCCGCAGCCGTCCCGACCCGGCCGAGGTCCGGCTGCCGCATCCGCGGCGCCGGTTGAGGGGGCGTGTCGAGGTGCGGCGGCCGAATCCGGGCAGCCGGAGCACCCGCGGGGGCCGCAGCCGCCGGAGGAGGGCAGCGAGCCGGAGAGGAGCGACACGCCGTCCGCGTCGGCGGATGAAGCCGGACCCGACCGCGACGGGGCGGACGTCCCGTCGAACCGGAGAGGACCGGTCGCGTCCCCGGCCGCGCGCAGTGGCGAGCCGCTCCGGCCGCCCGCCGAATCCGGACCGACCGCGACGGCGCGGGAAACCGGATCCTCCCCGGTCGCCGCGGCTGACGCGCCCTTCGGCACCGCGGAACCCGCGACGGCGCCCCCCGACGGCGGTCCCGCCGCCGGTGCGGCGCGGAACCAGGCGGGTGGCGACCGCGCCCCGGCCCTTTCGGGGATGCCGCCCGCGCTGGCGGACTTCGTCGGCCGCACCGCCGAGGCCGAAGCCGTGGCCGACGCGATCGACGGCGGCGGCGTCGGGCTGCCGCTCGCCGCGGTCACAGGTCCGCCGGGGGTCGGCAAGACCGCCTTCGCGCTGCAGAGCGCCCACCGGCTCGCCGACCGCTTCCCCGACGGCCGCCTCTACGTGGACCTGCGCGGCTACGCCGCCGGCCCCGCGCTGCGCCCCGACCATGTCCTGGCGCGCTTCCTCGCGGAGCTGCACGTGGCCCCCGAGCGCATCCCCGCCGAGGTCGAGGAGCAGACCGCGCTGTACCGCTCGGTGCTGACCGGAAAGCGGGTGCTGGTGCTGCTGGACAACGCCGCCGACGCCGAGCAGATCCGGCCGCTGCTGCCCGGCTCGCCCGGCTGCGCGGTCATCGTCACCAGCAGGAACGACCTGCGAGGGCTGCTGCTGGACGGCGCGCTGCCCGTCCGGTTGTCCCCCTTCGACCGGGCCGAGGCGCTGCGGCTGCTCGGCGCCGCCCTGGGGGAGCGGGCGCTGAGCGAGCAGCCCGCGGCCGCCGGCGAACTCGCCGAGCTGTGCGGCCGCGTCCCGCTGGCGCTGCGGATCGCGGCGGCCAACATCCTCGGCGGGCGCGGTATGGCCGAGTACGTCGCCGAACTGCGCGAGTGCGGCCGACTCGGCGCGCTGAGCGTCGACGGCGACCCCAAAGCGGCCGTTCGGGCCGCCTTCGACCTGTCGCACGCCGCGCTGGACCCCGCCGAACGCGGCCTCTTCGCCGCCCTCGGCCTGGTGCCGGGCTCCGACTTCACCCCCGAGGCCGCCGCCGTCCTCGCCGACTGCGGCACCGCCGAGGCGCGCCGCACCCTCGACCGGTTGGCCGGCCGCCACCTCCTGCACCCCTGCGCCCCCGGCCGCTACCGCATGCACGACCTGCTCGCCGAGTACGCCGCCGAACAGGCCCGCGACAGCATGACCGAGGGGCAGCGCGCCGCCGCACGGGAACGCCTGCACCGCCACTACCTGGATGTGGCCGACGCCGCGGGCCGCACCATCGCCCCCGACACCCGCCGCATGGCCCGACCCGGCCCCGCCGCGCACTTCGCCGACACAGCCGAGGCCCTCGCCTGGCTGGAGGCCGAACACACCAACCTGCTGGCCGCCGTCGCCGACGCGGCGGCCGGCGGGCCCGCCGGCCACGCCTGGCACCTGGTCGACGCGCTGCGGGCGTCCTTCGCCGCCCGCACCCTGCTGAGCGACTGGCAGCAAACGGCCCGGACCGGGCTGCGCGCCGCCCGCGCGGCCGGCGACCGCGCCGCCGAAGCGGCGATGCTGCACAACCTCGGCAGCGCGCTGTGGAACAGCGGCGACCTGCAGCAGGCCGCCGCCCGCCTGGAAGAGGCGCTGGAGCTCTTCCGCGCACTCGGCGAACCCGAAGGCGAGATCGCCGCGCTGAACAACCTCGCGCCCTGGCACGTGTGGGGCGGTCGCATCGACCACGCCATCGCCCTGTTCCAGCGGGGCGTGCGGCTGTGCGACGAGTACGGCCTCGACCCGCAGGGCGTGGTGCTGGAAGGCAATCTCGGCGCCGCGTGGGAGAGCGTCGACCTGGCCCGCGCCGGAGCGACGCTGCGCTCCGCGCTGGAGCGCGTGCACCGCCTGGGGCACTCCGGGCGCGAGGGGGTGCTGCTGGGCAGCCTGGCCAGCGTCGAACGCAACCGCGGCGAGCCCGCGGCGGCCCTGGAACTCGCCGAGCAGGCGCTCGCTTCGCTGGAGCGGCGCACGCACGAACTGCAGGTGCTGCCGGTGCTCGTCGACGTCGGCCGCCTGCACGCCGAACTGGGCGACTGCCGCACCGCCCGCCGGGTGGCCGCCCGGGCGCTGGAGCGGTGCGTCGCGGCGGGGGCGCGCCGCGTCGAGGCCGACGCGCGCAACGGGTGGGCCGCCGTCCGCATGGCCGACGGCGACTCCGACGGCGCGCGGGCGCTGTTCGGCCAGGCCCTGGCGATCTCGGAGGAGTCGGGTTACCGGTTCGGCGCGGCCGAGGCCCGGCTCGGGCTGGGCTGGTCCCGGCTGGACGCCGGCCGGATCGCCACCGCGCGGGCCCACGCCGAACGGGCCGCCCACCTGGCCGCGGGCGCCCACCGCATCCTCGAAGGCCGCGCCGCGACGCTGCATGCGGCCGTCGCCCTGGCGACCGGCGCCTGCGCGGCCGCCGGCGAACGGGCCGGGCGCGCCGCGCAGCTGCACCGCGGCACCGGAGCCCGCCCGGACGAGGCGTGGGCGCTGCACCTGGCCGCCGAGTCCGCCGCCCGCGCCGGCGCCGCGGACGCGGCAGCGGCGGCCGCGCGGGCCGAGCAGCTGCACCGCGCCGTGGGCATCCCCGGCGAGCGCATCACCGCACTGCGCGCGACACTGCGCCGCGCCGAGGAGGCCCACCGCGCCGCCGCTCCCGCCCGCGGCTGA
- the yicI gene encoding alpha-xylosidase, which yields MKFTDGFWQTREGVRANYAREARDVCVQDDRITLYAPVRPIAHRGDTLNTPLLTVDAWSPAPGVIGVQTTHLAGSVRPAPAFDVRGDPAAAPKTRRDGSAVELASGELSLRVDTEGPWRMDFRAHGRTLTSAGERGTGFAETADGGHHMVAQLSLGVRELVYGLGERFTHFVRNGQPVDIWQADGGTSSEQAYKNVPFYLTNRGYGVFVDHAGPVSFEVGSESVGRVQFSVDDQALRYYVIQGDSPKEILARYTALTGRPALVPPWSFGLWLSTSFTTSYDEQTVTGFVDGMAERGIPLSVFHFDCFWMREFHWCDLQWDPEMFPDPEGMLARLKERGLRVCVWINPYIAQRSALFEEGARLGHLVRKPDGSVWQWDMWQAGMALVDFTSPAAREWFAGKLRALLDMGVDCFKTDFGERIPTDVVWADGSDPQAMHNYYTHLYNGTVFDLLREERGENEAVVFARSATAGGQRFPVHWGGDCASTYEAMAENLRGGLSLGLSGFGFWSHDIGGFEGTPDPGLFKRWLAFGLLSSHSRLHGSRSYRVPWAFDEEAGEIARRFTRLKCRLMPYLYGAAVQAHEEGVPVMRPMLLEFPDDPTCHHLDTQYMLGGDLLVAPVFSEHGEVEYYVPEGDWRHLLTGEAVRGPAWRREVHGFDSLPLLVRPGAVLPVGAVEDRPDYDYAAGVTLRVHPASGAHGPVRTVVPAADGSAAAVFTTRAAEGEVVVEADGAAPAWHVLVAGARGAASAEGAAATEVTEEGVLATAQAGTPRMRISLG from the coding sequence ATGAAGTTCACCGACGGGTTCTGGCAGACGCGCGAGGGCGTGCGCGCCAACTACGCCCGCGAGGCCCGCGACGTCTGTGTCCAGGACGACCGCATCACGCTCTACGCACCCGTGCGGCCCATCGCCCACCGCGGGGACACCCTCAACACCCCCCTGCTGACCGTGGACGCCTGGTCGCCGGCGCCGGGGGTGATCGGGGTGCAGACGACGCACCTGGCCGGGTCGGTGCGCCCGGCGCCCGCGTTCGACGTGCGCGGCGATCCGGCCGCGGCGCCGAAGACGCGGCGGGACGGCTCTGCGGTGGAGCTGGCCTCGGGCGAGCTGTCGCTGCGGGTGGACACCGAGGGGCCGTGGCGGATGGATTTCCGCGCGCACGGCCGCACGCTCACCTCGGCGGGCGAGCGCGGCACCGGTTTCGCCGAGACCGCCGACGGCGGCCACCACATGGTGGCGCAGCTGTCGCTGGGGGTGCGCGAGCTGGTGTACGGGCTGGGCGAGCGGTTCACCCACTTCGTCCGCAACGGCCAGCCCGTGGACATCTGGCAGGCCGACGGCGGCACCAGCAGCGAGCAGGCGTACAAGAACGTTCCGTTCTACCTGACCAACCGGGGCTACGGCGTCTTCGTCGACCACGCGGGTCCGGTGTCCTTCGAGGTCGGATCGGAGTCGGTGGGGCGGGTCCAGTTCAGCGTCGACGACCAGGCGCTGCGCTACTACGTGATCCAGGGCGACTCCCCCAAGGAGATCCTGGCCCGCTACACCGCGCTGACGGGCCGCCCGGCGCTTGTGCCGCCGTGGTCGTTCGGCCTGTGGCTGTCGACCTCGTTCACCACGTCCTACGACGAGCAGACGGTGACCGGGTTCGTCGACGGCATGGCCGAGCGCGGCATCCCGCTCAGCGTCTTCCACTTCGACTGCTTCTGGATGCGCGAGTTCCACTGGTGCGACCTGCAGTGGGACCCGGAGATGTTCCCCGACCCCGAAGGCATGCTGGCCCGCCTGAAAGAGCGCGGGCTGCGGGTGTGCGTGTGGATCAACCCCTACATCGCCCAGCGTTCTGCGCTGTTCGAGGAGGGCGCGCGGCTGGGGCACCTGGTGCGCAAACCCGACGGCAGCGTGTGGCAGTGGGACATGTGGCAGGCGGGCATGGCGCTGGTGGACTTCACCAGTCCGGCGGCGCGCGAGTGGTTCGCGGGCAAGCTGCGCGCGCTGCTGGACATGGGCGTGGACTGCTTCAAGACCGACTTCGGCGAGCGCATCCCCACCGACGTGGTCTGGGCCGACGGCTCGGACCCGCAGGCGATGCACAACTACTACACGCACCTGTACAACGGCACGGTCTTCGACCTGCTGCGCGAGGAGCGCGGGGAGAACGAGGCGGTGGTGTTCGCCCGTTCGGCCACGGCCGGCGGCCAGCGGTTCCCGGTGCACTGGGGCGGCGACTGCGCCTCGACCTACGAGGCCATGGCCGAGAACCTGCGCGGCGGGCTGTCGCTGGGGCTGTCCGGTTTCGGCTTCTGGAGCCACGACATCGGCGGCTTCGAGGGCACACCCGATCCCGGCCTGTTCAAGCGGTGGCTGGCGTTCGGGCTGCTGTCCTCGCACAGCCGGCTGCACGGCAGCCGCTCCTACCGGGTGCCGTGGGCCTTCGACGAGGAGGCGGGCGAGATCGCCCGCAGGTTCACCCGGTTGAAGTGCCGGCTCATGCCCTACCTCTACGGCGCGGCGGTGCAGGCCCACGAAGAGGGCGTGCCCGTCATGCGGCCGATGCTGCTGGAGTTCCCCGACGACCCGACCTGCCACCACCTGGACACGCAGTACATGCTGGGCGGCGACCTGCTGGTGGCTCCGGTGTTCAGCGAGCACGGCGAGGTGGAGTACTACGTCCCCGAGGGCGATTGGCGGCACCTGCTCACCGGCGAGGCGGTGCGGGGGCCCGCCTGGCGGCGCGAAGTGCACGGCTTCGACTCCCTGCCGCTGCTGGTGCGCCCGGGCGCGGTGCTGCCCGTCGGCGCGGTGGAGGACCGGCCCGACTACGACTACGCCGCGGGGGTGACACTGCGGGTCCATCCGGCGTCCGGCGCCCACGGGCCGGTCCGCACGGTGGTCCCGGCGGCGGACGGGTCCGCGGCGGCGGTGTTCACCACCCGCGCCGCCGAAGGCGAGGTCGTCGTGGAGGCCGACGGCGCGGCGCCCGCATGGCACGTGCTCGTCGCGGGCGCCCGCGGCGCCGCCTCGGCCGAGGGCGCGGCCGCGACGGAGGTCACCGAGGAGGGCGTCCTGGCCACGGCGCAGGCGGGAACGCCGCGGATGCGGATCTCGCTGGGCTGA
- a CDS encoding glycosyltransferase family 2 protein translates to MVLPCLDEADALPWVLSRVPDGWGAIVVDNGSTDGSAGIAAQLGARVVTEERRGFGAACHAGLSAARAEFVCFCDCDGSLDPALLAPMVDALRSGSAELVLGRRLSTQARTWPLHARIGNAAVTRMLRRRTGVRLRDIGPMRTARREALLDLGLTDRRSGYPLQMVVRAADAGWGIREVDVPYGARTGRSKVTGTWRGTWTAVRDMRAVLRQPPPAPAFRAGEPR, encoded by the coding sequence GTGGTGCTGCCCTGCCTGGACGAGGCCGACGCGCTGCCCTGGGTGCTCAGCCGGGTCCCCGACGGCTGGGGCGCGATCGTCGTCGACAACGGCTCCACCGACGGCTCGGCCGGTATCGCCGCGCAGCTGGGCGCCCGGGTGGTCACCGAGGAGCGGCGCGGGTTCGGAGCCGCCTGCCACGCGGGGCTGAGCGCCGCCCGCGCCGAGTTCGTCTGCTTCTGCGACTGCGACGGCTCCCTCGACCCCGCGCTGCTGGCGCCCATGGTCGACGCCCTGCGCAGCGGATCGGCCGAGCTCGTGCTCGGGCGGCGCCTGAGCACTCAAGCGCGCACCTGGCCGTTGCACGCCCGGATCGGCAACGCCGCCGTGACCCGGATGCTGCGGCGCCGCACCGGAGTCCGCCTGCGCGACATCGGCCCGATGCGCACCGCCCGCCGCGAGGCGCTGCTCGACCTCGGGCTGACCGACCGGCGCTCGGGCTACCCGCTGCAGATGGTGGTGCGCGCCGCCGACGCGGGCTGGGGCATCCGGGAAGTCGACGTGCCCTACGGCGCCCGCACCGGGCGCTCCAAGGTCACCGGAACCTGGCGCGGAACCTGGACCGCGGTGCGCGACATGCGGGCGGTGCTGCGCCAACCGCCGCCCGCACCCGCCTTCCGGGCCGGGGAGCCGCGATGA
- a CDS encoding NAD-dependent epimerase/dehydratase family protein has translation MRILVTGGAGFIGSHITAALAEAGHDTVVLDAQPPPERSAAGAGSARWIRCDVRDEQGVGEALHGVDAVCHQAAMVGLTADFGDAPDYVGTNDLGTAVLLAAMARAGVRDLVLAGSMVVYGEGRYTCGEHGDVRPGPRRPAELDAGRFEPPCPVCGATLEPGLVGEDAPADPRSVYAATKLAQEHLAAAWARATGGRAVSLRYHNVYGPGMPRDTPYAGVASFFRSALARGDAPAVFEDGRQRRDFVHVRDVAGANVAALEAVADREDGTLRAYNAGSGTPHTVGEMAEALARAYGGPHPRTTGQYRLGDVRHITASSARLADELGWRAGVGFAEGMAEFAAAPLRDAPPPVR, from the coding sequence ATGCGCATACTCGTCACCGGCGGCGCCGGGTTCATCGGATCCCACATCACCGCCGCGCTCGCCGAGGCCGGCCATGACACCGTGGTGCTGGACGCGCAACCGCCGCCGGAGCGCTCGGCCGCCGGTGCCGGGTCCGCCCGATGGATCCGCTGCGACGTCCGCGACGAACAGGGCGTGGGTGAGGCGCTGCACGGTGTGGACGCGGTGTGCCACCAGGCCGCCATGGTGGGTCTGACCGCGGACTTCGGCGACGCCCCCGACTACGTCGGCACCAACGACCTGGGCACCGCCGTACTGCTGGCGGCCATGGCACGCGCCGGTGTCCGCGACCTCGTGCTGGCCGGGTCCATGGTCGTCTACGGCGAGGGCCGCTACACCTGCGGCGAGCACGGCGACGTGCGGCCGGGCCCGCGGCGCCCGGCCGAGCTCGACGCCGGCCGGTTCGAACCGCCGTGCCCGGTGTGCGGCGCCACGCTGGAGCCCGGCCTCGTCGGCGAGGACGCGCCCGCCGACCCCCGCAGCGTCTACGCCGCCACCAAGCTCGCCCAGGAGCACCTCGCTGCCGCGTGGGCCCGTGCCACCGGCGGCCGCGCCGTCTCGCTGCGCTACCACAACGTCTACGGTCCGGGCATGCCGCGCGACACGCCCTACGCCGGCGTCGCGTCCTTCTTCCGCTCCGCCCTGGCCCGCGGCGATGCGCCTGCTGTGTTCGAGGACGGGCGCCAGCGCCGCGACTTCGTGCACGTCCGCGACGTGGCCGGCGCCAACGTGGCCGCCCTGGAAGCCGTCGCGGACCGCGAGGACGGCACCCTGCGGGCCTACAACGCCGGCAGCGGAACCCCGCACACCGTCGGGGAGATGGCCGAGGCCCTGGCCCGCGCCTACGGCGGCCCCCACCCGCGGACCACGGGGCAGTACCGGCTCGGTGACGTCCGCCACATCACCGCCTCCTCGGCGAGGCTGGCCGACGAGCTGGGCTGGCGCGCCGGGGTGGGCTTCGCCGAGGGGATGGCGGAGTTCGCGGCGGCACCGCTGCGCGACGCGCCGCCGCCCGTGCGCTGA
- a CDS encoding TIGR04282 family arsenosugar biosynthesis glycosyltransferase: MSGPGARRADGLARAGRGTRTPAWASRRRTAADAKPTNGGPNPLGPATLLVIAKEPVPGRVKTRLAPDFSPEAAAELAAAALADTLDAVLAAPAHRRVLVLSGDTGAWLPERGFEIVPQAEGGLDERLAAAFADCSGPTLLIGMDTPQVTPALLAPALETTACEKADAWFGPADDGGFWALGLAEPDPHLLRGVPMSTPRTGEIQRRRLVDAGLRVRDLDTLVDVDTAATAARVAHTAPHGRFAAAWRRRRPEEG, encoded by the coding sequence ATGAGCGGCCCGGGCGCGCGCCGCGCCGACGGGCTCGCCCGTGCGGGTCGGGGCACCCGGACGCCCGCGTGGGCGAGCCGCCGGCGCACCGCCGCGGACGCGAAGCCGACCAACGGCGGCCCCAACCCCCTCGGCCCCGCCACACTCCTGGTCATCGCCAAGGAACCGGTCCCCGGACGGGTCAAGACGCGCCTGGCCCCCGATTTCTCCCCGGAGGCGGCCGCGGAACTGGCCGCGGCCGCGCTGGCCGACACCCTGGACGCGGTACTGGCCGCCCCGGCGCACCGCAGGGTCCTCGTGCTGAGCGGAGATACGGGAGCCTGGCTGCCCGAGCGCGGATTCGAGATCGTCCCTCAAGCCGAAGGCGGGCTCGACGAGCGCCTCGCCGCGGCCTTCGCCGACTGCTCGGGGCCCACGCTGCTCATCGGCATGGACACCCCGCAGGTCACCCCCGCACTGCTGGCCCCCGCGCTGGAGACCACCGCTTGCGAGAAGGCCGACGCGTGGTTCGGCCCCGCCGACGACGGCGGATTCTGGGCGCTGGGGCTGGCCGAGCCCGACCCGCACCTGCTGCGGGGAGTGCCGATGTCCACTCCGCGCACCGGCGAAATCCAGCGCCGACGGCTCGTGGACGCCGGTCTGCGGGTGCGCGATCTGGACACCCTCGTCGACGTCGACACGGCCGCGACCGCCGCCCGCGTCGCGCACACCGCCCCCCACGGCCGTTTCGCCGCGGCCTGGCGGCGCCGCCGCCCCGAGGAGGGGTGA